One window of Dendropsophus ebraccatus isolate aDenEbr1 chromosome 13, aDenEbr1.pat, whole genome shotgun sequence genomic DNA carries:
- the SPC25 gene encoding kinetochore protein Spc25, which produces MSTAKLDDEQSLLAFMQDFRTQFISQSSEELSPQEVKDSYKESLQKLTDSLSKKYREGEMMMDKILEFREEIETQNKRIKEKQDDILKEIAKMKENEKVNAELSGHIKSLREELSRKRELVLANRKVNKEKLKELQKSATLFKQRLGLEIRKLQGDRLQFVFRYINPKDPEEPYSCIISFTEEGEYQLTGCDPPLDCAAEYEKKLRETKNFSALLANLRKSFTTMCRQEK; this is translated from the exons ATGTCTACCGCCAAGCTGGATGATGAGCAGAGCCTCCTCGCCTTCATGCAGGATTTCCGGACACAATTCATCAGCCAGAGCAGCGAGGAGCTGTCCCCGCAGGAGGTCAAGGACTCGTACAAGGAATCGCTGCAGAAACTCACCG ATTCGCTGAGTAAAAAATACAGAGAAGGAGAAATGATGATGGACAAAATCCTGGAGTTCAGAGAAG AGATTGAGACGCAGAACAAACGAATCAAGGAGAAGCAGGATGATATCTTAAAAGAGATCGCCAAGATGAAGGAGAACGAGAAGGTGAACGCTGAGCTGTCCGGACACATCAAGAGCTTACGAGAAGAGCTAAGCCGCAAGAGGGAAC TTGTTCTGGCAAACAGGAAAGTCAATAAGGAAAAGCTGAAGGAGCTGCAGAAGTCGGCCACTCTGTTCAAGCAGCGTCTGGGATTGGAGATTAGGAAACTGCAAG gtgACCGGTTGCAGTTTGTCTTCAGGTATATAAACCCCAAAGACCCAGAGGAGCCGTATTCCTGCATCATCTCCTTCACTGAGGAAGGAGAATATCAAC TCACTGGATGTGATCCTCCTCTGGACTGTGCTGCCGAGTACGAGAAGAAACTACGAGAAACCAAGAACTTCTCTGCGCTGCTCGCTAATCTGCGCAAATCCTTCACCACAATGTGTAGACAAGAAAAATAA